A segment of the Marinomonas posidonica IVIA-Po-181 genome:
GAGAAGGAAACGCAATAAGCGTTGCACCACTGAGGGCAATCGCTGAAGCAAGGGTTTTAATTTTCATGGAGTCGTCCTAATTGTGATTTTTGATGCATTCGGGCTGTTCACAGAGGCACGAGTTATCATGTTATTAAGACCTTGTGAGCAGTCTGTCCAGTATTCAAAAAAATAGGAACCGGGGATATGCGCCAATTACCCTATGGAGGTACGTTAAATGACGTAGTGGTTTTTTTTTTGAGGGTGCCCGAGCGCGATTTCATCGTTTCTTATTGGCTTTCTTTTCCAATTGGCCAAGTGGATTAATAGTCGCTTTTGCGTGGCAATACATTAATGATGAGCTAACAAGTGGCGTTTACGATATTGACTCGGTGTCAGTGAAAACAACCCTTTGAATGCATGGCTATAAGCCGCATCCGATTGATAACCTAACCCCAATGCTATTTCTTGAATGGAGGCCTTTTTTTCTAACCGCTGTAACGACAGCACCAATCGAATATGTTGTCGCCACAATGAAAACGACAAATTAAATTCTTTCGCACACAGTCTCGATAAGGTTCTCTGTGACGCACCTATTTTGTCCGCCCAGTCGTCTAATGTGAATGGCAAATCCGGCTGAGCATTTAACGCCGAAAATATCGTCTTGAGTCTTCTATCTTCAGGGATAAGCAAAGGTATCTCGTAGCTGTCGGCCAATCTTATTTGGTCATGTAACACTTCTAATAAATGAGTGATCATTTCTTCAGAGTATTCATCTAACCCTCGCGCCACGATCAGTAAAATCAGTTCTTTTAAAAACGGTGTCACGAAACAAGATTTGTCTTCGCTTTTATAGTCCACCTTACTGTC
Coding sequences within it:
- a CDS encoding helix-turn-helix domain-containing protein — its product is MHINQDIQKFGHKQVMSMAKWMAAGVTETLHEHTWHQVLFPSSGLLQSTVGDKSFIVPHNGMLFIPANTPHKSIAVTHTEFLAIYLNPDSKVDYKSEDKSCFVTPFLKELILLIVARGLDEYSEEMITHLLEVLHDQIRLADSYEIPLLIPEDRRLKTIFSALNAQPDLPFTLDDWADKIGASQRTLSRLCAKEFNLSFSLWRQHIRLVLSLQRLEKKASIQEIALGLGYQSDAAYSHAFKGLFSLTPSQYRKRHLLAHH